In Campylobacter vulpis, a genomic segment contains:
- a CDS encoding polyprenyl synthetase family protein, translating to MNLREEFHKHLMRNLPQISSFHPFFNEALAVMLKAGGKYFRAQLLLSVVYFYKKERFDEALDAALALEFIHTYSLIHDDLPAMDNADFRRSIPTLHKSYDETTAILVGDALNTEAFLLLSGLNLPASISLKLVKTLAFNAGLNGMIIGQAIDCYFEDKKLDLKELEFLHIHKTAKLIAAALKMGCEICELDLNKTNQLYTLGLKLGLIFQINDDIIDATLSEKESGKPTNADTHKNSFVNLLGLKGAKECKDNLLKECEFKGLNPDFVAHLKGLIEEYL from the coding sequence GTGAATTTAAGAGAGGAATTTCACAAGCACTTAATGCGAAATCTACCTCAAATTTCAAGTTTTCACCCCTTTTTTAACGAAGCTTTAGCTGTGATGTTAAAGGCTGGAGGGAAGTATTTTAGAGCGCAACTTCTCTTAAGCGTGGTTTATTTTTACAAAAAAGAGCGTTTTGATGAGGCTCTTGATGCAGCTTTAGCCTTAGAGTTTATCCACACTTATTCACTCATACACGATGATTTGCCTGCTATGGATAATGCTGATTTTAGACGCTCTATACCCACTCTACATAAAAGCTATGATGAAACAACGGCAATTTTAGTAGGAGATGCTTTAAATACGGAGGCATTTTTACTTTTAAGTGGCTTAAACTTACCCGCCTCAATCTCCCTTAAGCTTGTAAAAACTCTCGCTTTTAATGCGGGACTTAATGGTATGATTATAGGACAGGCGATTGATTGCTATTTTGAAGATAAAAAGCTTGATTTGAAAGAATTAGAATTTTTACATATACATAAAACCGCAAAACTCATTGCAGCAGCTTTAAAAATGGGCTGTGAAATTTGTGAGCTTGATTTGAATAAAACAAATCAACTTTACACACTTGGCTTAAAACTTGGCTTAATTTTTCAAATCAATGATGATATTATCGATGCGACTTTAAGCGAAAAAGAAAGCGGAAAGCCCACAAATGCCGATACTCATAAAAATTCTTTTGTCAATTTATTAGGACTTAAAGGAGCAAAAGAGTGTAAGGATAATCTTTTGAAAGAGTGTGAGTTTAAGGGTTTAAATCCTGACTTTGTTGCACATTTAAAGGGCTTAATTGAAGAATATTTATAA
- a CDS encoding ABC transporter permease — protein MKTLFQIQNQTLFVLESWDKNSVADLKIADFMKHFQTQCILDFHHLQFIDMAGVRFFLALEYELQKKGIVSQRVHLDEKFDALFELCGKNYQRIVKREKKPFNIAKLFVDLGALSLDLLGILKRFICFVGEFFATFFKCFKKPQTFRFIAFLYHIENSALKALPIVILTALLVGVVLAYQAAFQLAQFGANIFIVDLVGISATRELAPLIAAIVIAGRSASSYTAQIGVMKITDEIAAMNTMGFSTFHFIIIPRVLALVVAMPLIVAVSDFVSIFGGMIVAHLNLDINFIEFLRRFKEAVELKHIIIGLVKAPIFGFLIGLIACFRGLEVKHTTQSIGIYTTKSVVNAIFWVIAFDALFSVILTQMGV, from the coding sequence ATGAAAACGCTATTTCAAATTCAAAATCAAACGCTTTTTGTTTTAGAAAGTTGGGATAAAAATAGCGTTGCAGACCTTAAAATTGCTGATTTTATGAAGCATTTTCAAACACAGTGTATTTTAGATTTTCATCATTTGCAATTTATTGATATGGCTGGAGTGAGATTTTTCCTAGCTTTAGAATATGAATTACAAAAAAAGGGCATTGTTAGTCAAAGAGTGCATTTAGATGAGAAATTTGATGCCTTATTTGAGCTTTGCGGAAAAAATTATCAAAGGATTGTAAAGCGAGAAAAAAAGCCTTTTAATATAGCAAAACTATTTGTCGATTTAGGTGCTTTAAGTCTTGATTTGCTTGGAATTTTAAAAAGATTTATTTGTTTTGTTGGAGAATTTTTTGCTACATTTTTTAAGTGCTTTAAAAAGCCTCAAACTTTTCGCTTTATCGCCTTTTTATATCATATAGAAAACTCAGCTCTTAAAGCCCTGCCCATAGTCATTTTAACAGCTTTGCTTGTGGGTGTAGTTCTGGCTTATCAAGCAGCATTTCAATTAGCACAATTTGGTGCAAATATTTTCATAGTCGATTTAGTAGGAATTTCAGCGACTAGAGAGTTAGCACCCTTGATAGCAGCTATTGTGATAGCAGGACGCAGTGCAAGTTCTTACACCGCACAAATTGGCGTGATGAAGATTACCGATGAAATTGCAGCAATGAATACTATGGGTTTTTCAACTTTTCATTTTATCATTATCCCACGCGTTTTAGCTTTAGTGGTGGCTATGCCTTTAATTGTCGCAGTAAGTGATTTTGTCAGTATTTTTGGAGGTATGATTGTCGCTCATCTTAATTTAGACATTAATTTTATTGAATTTTTACGCCGTTTTAAGGAGGCTGTGGAGCTTAAGCATATTATTATAGGCTTAGTTAAAGCACCGATTTTTGGCTTTTTAATAGGATTAATTGCTTGTTTTAGAGGGCTTGAGGTAAAGCACACAACGCAAAGCATAGGAATTTATACCACTAAAAGCGTGGTAAATGCGATTTTTTGGGTGATAGCTTTTGACGCTTTGTTTTCTGTCATTTTAACGCAAATGGGTGTGTAA
- a CDS encoding ABC transporter ATP-binding protein — protein sequence MVIRAQNIITKFGSKCIHNGVSFEVGENEIFGILGGSGSGKSVLLKQMLLLEHFDSGEYEILGFKLKNISEEDAQILRSRWGVVFQFAALFSFFSVFENIAIPLKEHTNLNDEAVKELVMMKFKMVGLNESVLKQYPSELSGGMQKRVAIARALALDSRLLFLDEPTSGLDPYSSREFDDLILKLKQSLDLNIILVTHDKESMRNILDKFIILEDKKVAFCGTFEDLKAQNERLFKRFME from the coding sequence ATGGTTATAAGGGCGCAAAATATTATCACTAAATTTGGCTCTAAATGTATCCATAATGGTGTGAGTTTTGAAGTGGGGGAAAATGAAATTTTTGGTATTTTAGGGGGAAGTGGGAGTGGCAAATCCGTGCTTTTAAAACAAATGCTACTTTTGGAGCATTTTGACAGCGGAGAGTATGAAATTTTAGGCTTTAAGCTTAAAAATATCAGTGAAGAAGACGCACAAATTTTACGCTCACGGTGGGGCGTGGTGTTTCAATTTGCCGCTTTATTTAGCTTTTTTTCTGTTTTTGAAAATATCGCTATACCTCTCAAAGAACATACAAATTTAAACGATGAAGCCGTTAAAGAGCTTGTGATGATGAAGTTTAAAATGGTGGGTTTAAATGAGAGTGTTTTAAAGCAGTATCCTAGTGAGTTAAGTGGGGGTATGCAAAAAAGAGTCGCGATAGCTAGGGCGTTAGCACTTGATAGTCGTTTGCTTTTTTTAGACGAGCCAACTTCTGGACTTGACCCTTATAGCTCACGCGAATTTGATGATTTGATTTTAAAACTAAAGCAAAGTTTAGATTTAAATATCATTTTGGTAACGCACGATAAGGAAAGTATGAGGAACATTTTGGATAAATTTATTATTTTAGAAGATAAAAAGGTCGCTTTTTGCGGAACTTTTGAGGATTTAAAAGCACAAAAT
- the tkt gene encoding transketolase, which produces MLKKQANTLRFLSADMIQKANSGHPGAAMGLADIMVILSQHLSHNPKNPQWLNRDRLVLSGGHASALLYSFLHLSGYDLSLEDLKHFRQLHSKTPGHPEISTSGVEIATGPLGQGVANAVGFAMAAKKAQNLLGKDLINHNIYCLCGDGDLQEGISYEACSLAGLHKLDNLILIYDSNHISIEGDVSIAFDEDIVKRFESQGFEVEQIDGHHFEEIDAALHRAKKSPKPYLIIAKTTIAKGALELEGSHHSHGAPLGEDLIKRAKEKLDFDKEATFAIDEDVKIRFLSAVELGDLAEAKWNKILENSSKKELLERLLKPDFSGIEFPNFKGKDLATRDSNGEILNVLAKNLEGFLGGSADLAPSNKTELKEMGDFVEGKNIHFGIREHAMAAINNAFARYGLFLPFSATFFIFSEYLKPAARIAALMKLKHFFIFTHDSIGVGEDGPTHQPIEQLSTFRAMPNFFSFRPADGVENAKAWQVALKSEYPSAFILSRQKLKALPEAIFGDVENGAYLLKEYQNPTHTLLASGSEVSLCLEAALELEKEGILCNVISMPCYELFEKQDKSYKERLLKGKIIGVEAANSKELYQFCDVLYGIESFGESGKDKEVFEHFGFSVSKLCAFVRQI; this is translated from the coding sequence ATGTTAAAAAAACAGGCAAATACCTTAAGATTTTTAAGTGCAGATATGATACAAAAAGCAAATTCTGGGCATCCGGGTGCGGCTATGGGCTTGGCGGATATTATGGTTATTTTAAGTCAGCATTTAAGTCATAATCCTAAAAATCCACAATGGCTAAACCGCGACCGCCTCGTGCTTTCAGGCGGACACGCTTCAGCTTTGCTTTATAGCTTTTTGCATTTAAGTGGTTATGATTTAAGCTTAGAGGATTTAAAACATTTTCGTCAGCTTCACTCTAAAACGCCCGGACACCCAGAAATTAGCACAAGCGGCGTTGAAATTGCCACAGGACCATTGGGACAAGGCGTGGCAAATGCCGTAGGCTTTGCTATGGCGGCGAAAAAGGCACAAAATTTGCTAGGTAAAGATTTGATAAATCACAACATTTATTGTTTGTGTGGCGATGGGGACTTGCAAGAGGGTATTAGCTATGAAGCCTGTTCTTTAGCGGGACTACATAAGCTTGATAATTTGATTTTAATTTATGATAGTAATCATATTTCTATTGAGGGTGATGTTAGCATTGCTTTTGATGAGGATATTGTGAAGCGTTTTGAGTCGCAAGGCTTTGAAGTGGAGCAAATCGATGGGCATCATTTTGAGGAAATTGATGCGGCACTTCATAGAGCGAAAAAAAGCCCTAAACCTTATCTTATCATCGCTAAAACAACCATAGCTAAGGGGGCTTTAGAGCTTGAGGGCAGTCATCATAGCCACGGAGCGCCTTTGGGTGAGGATTTGATTAAAAGGGCAAAAGAAAAACTTGATTTTGATAAGGAAGCGACTTTTGCTATCGATGAAGATGTAAAAATTCGCTTTTTAAGTGCGGTAGAGCTTGGCGATTTGGCTGAAGCAAAATGGAATAAAATTTTGGAAAATTCAAGTAAAAAAGAATTGCTTGAAAGGCTTTTAAAGCCTGATTTTTCTGGGATAGAATTTCCAAATTTTAAAGGCAAAGATTTAGCAACTAGAGATAGTAATGGCGAAATTTTAAATGTTTTGGCTAAAAATTTGGAAGGTTTTTTGGGAGGGAGTGCAGACCTTGCGCCGTCTAATAAAACAGAGCTTAAAGAAATGGGCGATTTTGTAGAGGGTAAAAATATCCACTTTGGCATAAGAGAACACGCTATGGCGGCTATTAATAACGCCTTTGCAAGATATGGACTTTTCCTTCCTTTTTCGGCGACTTTTTTCATTTTTAGCGAGTATTTAAAACCAGCAGCTAGGATAGCGGCTTTGATGAAACTTAAACACTTTTTCATTTTCACTCACGATAGCATAGGCGTAGGAGAAGATGGTCCTACACACCAACCCATAGAACAATTAAGCACTTTTAGGGCAATGCCCAATTTCTTTAGCTTTCGTCCTGCTGATGGAGTTGAAAATGCTAAGGCGTGGCAGGTAGCTTTAAAAAGTGAGTATCCAAGTGCCTTTATCCTTTCAAGGCAGAAGCTAAAAGCCCTTCCGGAAGCTATTTTTGGCGATGTGGAAAATGGAGCCTATTTATTAAAAGAGTATCAAAACCCTACACACACGCTTTTAGCAAGTGGTAGTGAGGTGAGCCTTTGCCTAGAAGCAGCTTTAGAGCTTGAAAAAGAGGGGATCTTGTGTAATGTCATTTCTATGCCTTGTTATGAGCTTTTTGAAAAGCAAGATAAATCTTATAAAGAAAGGCTTTTAAAAGGCAAGATTATTGGCGTTGAAGCGGCGAATTCTAAAGAGCTTTATCAATTTTGTGATGTGCTTTATGGCATTGAAAGTTTTGGCGAAAGTGGTAAAGATAAAGAGGTATTTGAGCATTTTGGCTTTAGTGTGTCAAAGCTTTGTGCTTTCGTGCGTCAAATTTAA
- a CDS encoding DUF7488 domain-containing protein: MKILLAFFVLFSSIWAIERPRFEDFAAGYERNKASMLNYEGMQAFVLSENLLAVLKTPNTKLNQYVKYDPFLNLYLVRTPFSLIPTPMADEEKLTRNDWVGIWDPNKPYIGHIKYLAQNIDERDQLDFQSKVGLLGEPCCNMLGIALNNGSFIGNRYLKHFMKYNDVYWGDIGVDFVVRENKIYVGNVRKNPQFLVNDELISIDGTPVRDVRKVNERILFADRGSTIYFGVKRDNQDLNISSIVFEKDISHFNLPSNKPKPAPTSFRSNLGLSVNSALIVTKVDANSKASKAGFIVGDKILRVNNEVIKNFKQLQELLAKGNDFNILIERLEKKLPLHNFDNNLDLSQKSDGKFQFFIRLVK, encoded by the coding sequence ATGAAAATTTTATTAGCTTTTTTTGTTTTATTTTCTTCGATATGGGCGATTGAAAGACCGAGATTTGAGGACTTTGCTGCAGGATATGAGAGAAATAAGGCAAGTATGTTAAATTATGAAGGTATGCAAGCCTTTGTTTTAAGCGAAAATTTACTCGCCGTTTTAAAAACACCTAACACAAAGTTAAATCAATATGTTAAATATGACCCTTTTTTAAATTTATATCTTGTAAGAACACCCTTTTCTCTTATCCCAACGCCTATGGCAGATGAAGAAAAGCTTACGAGAAATGACTGGGTAGGCATTTGGGACCCTAATAAGCCTTATATAGGACATATTAAGTATTTAGCACAAAATATTGACGAAAGAGATCAGCTTGATTTTCAAAGTAAGGTAGGACTTTTAGGTGAGCCTTGTTGCAATATGCTTGGCATTGCTCTTAATAATGGCTCTTTTATAGGTAATCGCTATCTTAAGCATTTTATGAAATATAATGATGTATATTGGGGTGATATAGGTGTCGATTTTGTCGTTCGTGAAAATAAAATTTATGTAGGAAATGTTCGTAAAAATCCGCAATTTTTAGTCAATGATGAGCTTATTAGCATTGATGGGACGCCTGTGCGTGATGTGAGAAAGGTTAATGAAAGAATACTTTTTGCCGATAGGGGAAGCACGATTTATTTTGGCGTTAAAAGAGACAATCAGGATTTAAATATCTCTAGCATAGTGTTTGAAAAAGATATTAGTCATTTTAATTTACCAAGTAATAAACCAAAACCTGCTCCAACAAGCTTTAGAAGTAATCTCGGCTTAAGTGTCAATTCTGCTCTTATCGTAACTAAAGTCGATGCAAATTCAAAAGCAAGTAAGGCTGGTTTTATAGTGGGAGATAAAATTTTACGCGTTAATAATGAAGTGATTAAGAATTTCAAGCAATTACAAGAGCTTTTAGCCAAAGGTAATGATTTTAACATACTTATAGAAAGACTAGAGAAAAAACTCCCTTTACATAATTTTGATAATAATCTTGATTTATCTCAAAAAAGCGATGGGAAATTTCAATTTTTTATAAGGCTTGTGAAGTGA